The genomic stretch AACACCATTGTGAATACACACATCTAGACTCTCTGTGCCTCTGATACAGCCTATCAAAGTTTTGGCTTCACATCTGTGTTATAAAACTAAATGTACTGAATGAGCTTCTGCTTCTTCGCTGAAAAACCACAGGACCTACAAACATCATGTGGATAATTACTCCAAAATATGGAGAATACAAATACGagcactttattttaaaaaggaaacacaaaagatAGGTGTAAGTTTGAAAGTGTTTAAATGCTTCTATTTTGGATAATTCGTTTAAGTATCTATACAAGTTTGTTCCCAGAAGCTAATGTATCACTAGTCTCTAGTAAGAAAAGTGAATTCTAAAAATTAACATGGTTTTCAGTAATTCAAATTTCACTATTTATATAAAAACCTAGAAAGACCAATAATTCCAGTAGCTTCCAAAGATAAGCTAAAGACTCTTTACTATAATTACATTTACCAATGTTTGTCCATGTCTGTTTAATATATACACAAGGAAAATACACTCATTCTACAATTTCTTATAAAACAGCAAGTAAGGAGTAGATGTAGGAGATgtagaaggggaaagagaattcAAAAAGTCCTTCTCTTCAGTAACTTTCACTTCAGAATCATCAAAAAGCAACCATTTCCCTTCATACTCCTTTAAGCTTTGCACTACATATGAAATTTTGTTCTCAAATCCACTTATGTTAATGCCTGCTTGGTTAATGGATTCCTTGTTTCTATCAGATTCATGGGTCCCATTAGTACTGTTAGTCtcagaatttctattttcagCAAATGCTGTACTGGCAACCTTATCAGGATTAGATGTTTTGTTGTATAGCTCATAATCTGCTTTGCTCTTTTGTCCTCCAAGAAGTCCAACAGCTTCTACATTTTTTTTGTTCAAAACTTTACTTGGCTGTGTATTTCCACTGACTCTAATCGACACTTCATCATCATAATTTTCAACCACTCCCCGTGCTTCCTCCTCATTTAATGGTTCAGGCTTACCTATTTCACACATTTGGTCAACCAAAAAATTTCCCTTATCTAGTTCTAAACTGTTAAGATCAGTGACTTTAACAGAAGCGGTGTAATGGCCACTACTAATTGTAATACCACTATGCATCACAACTGCAAATAATCCATAGCTGTCATTGGTTGGCTTTGTGCTCCATTCTTCTAGAGACAATTTAAGGGGTGTCAATAAAGGAGTGTTGATCTTGGAAAGTCCACCACCAAAACAATCAAAcctttggaagggaaaaaaaaaaaaaaggtttttttctttctgcagttctattttaaatacattcaaaGTTTTATACCCACTGTGAAATCAACCTACAAGTCTGTATTTACTTTTAGTGCTcatgtaaataaacaaaaaacaagcccTCAATTTTGTGTAATAtttgtaacatatacacaaaaaataatgaaataactgcTAATTACTTGGGTGTTTCTGTAAAAAGTATATGTAAAAAATACACTGAACTAAAACAAAATCCTTCACATTTTAGTAAATCATTTTAATGTAAAGTCTTTCTCTACCAAAATgtgggaacaaaaataaaaaaaaacaatattatatCAAAGAAAAAGTCCACTGAAGAAAGATAAGATTATATGTCATTGTCTGGCATAATGACAGCTATTGAAAGTCTCATAGTAAtttcaaacaaattaaaatacaacagaaaaaatCTATAATGACCTTATGTATACATGCCAGAAAAAATCACagattaaacaaaaagaaataaacactttttaatatcttttagaCATTTAAATTCTCAACTATGCAAAAGTTTCTTAAATTGCTCAAAGACTAGTTTGATTTCCTGGTTTATTTTAAagctaatttaaaaagaatttgccttttcttcctcaaaaaaatcttaatatatacaaaatttgTTGCCTGCTTTAGTCAGTTCTACTAAAATTGAATTCTATTACTAGTCTCTAAGAAGGAATGCAAATGAGAAAAGTGAAGAATTCATACTTTATAATAGACAGTCTTTAAAAGTGCCACCCCAACCGTTCTCATGGCTGCTGTTCATACAAAGGATTTAAAGTGATGCACTTTTAAAGGGAAACTCTTAATAAGACAACAAAACTTACTAAGGCAATTTTACAAAGTACATTTCAGTACTTTATATTCCTGCTGTTAAAGTTTTTTGAACAAAACTTCCTATATAGCAGGGCCCATTTTCTTCATATAGCTTTATTTACAATACTCACTCCAAGCCACTAGCAGCAAAGCACTTCAAATGAATGGTTATAACTTCAGGCATTTTGTCAAACAACAGACTTCGCTCGGCTTCGGTATAATGATGGCAATTTTCACAGAAATATTTATCCTCTCCAACGATCCTCTCCACTGAAGCAAATTGTGAAATTGCCCACCTCAgtgtcttcatttctgtttttggcTCTGGAGAAACTACAAAAGAGAATCCTTTCACTCACAAATGAATATATCTCTCagacatacaaaaattaaaacactaaGCCCCATGTTCAAAATTAGCATTAATAAATTTCAATTAACCCATTcccaaataagaaataaagagatttcTACTTTTTAGTTTCCGAAATTCCTATCATAAGTGCATCCTCAACAGGGCacattatcttttaaatatttaacactTCATCAGCCAACAAATTTTTATGTGATAAGGATACCAAAAACAAAATAGCCTAGTCTCTGCCTTagcataaaacattttaatttatacatTATATCTAACTTTCAATATCTAAATAGGTAAATCAGTCTCATGATTTTCTCCCATGACCTTTACATACTTTTTGTTAACTTAATTGGACTAGACACAACAGTGGCTCAGGTGTTTACTGGGTGATAATTATGACAAAAGGACCTCAAATAAAAATTTAGCTCTTTTTATAGTTGTATCTTATGATAATATAAATCTGAatgtgttttgagaattaaaaaaaaaaaagaaaaaacaggcaaCAGACTATACCAGAGGCAAGCAAATAAAGCCACTTACTAAATCAAGGAGCAACAACTGAAGATGGAACATCACCAttaggaaaaaagttaaaaataatttcagcagCTCTAAAAGATGTGAATCCCCAAAAGCTATTAACTTAGTAAggcatttcatttttctgttttaacacACCATATCAAAAGGAAGATGCCTTAATTCTCCAAATTATAAGTATTAACAAGTAAAGCTGTATGAAGGGAAAGTTATATTAGACCAAGAACATTAAAAGCCAGCTCTTTTCTCCCTAATTATAGAAGCTAATATAATATATAAGCTgtattttgttgaagaaaaatataattattccaAGGTCCTTACAAGATTCCAATTTTGCttactttcagaactctcctctACTTTGGAAAGCTCATCTTCTTGTACTGGTACACTGATGTCCTGAAaatcttctcttctttctgttaAACTTTCACATTCCAAGCAACGAGTTCTTAATACCAGCTGACCTTGAAATAATTTCTCTACTAGCTCAAAACCAACTTGCTCCACACCtaaaaaggaaattggaaaagTATTCGTCTATACTGATGAACTTTTCAGCATGGCCCAAgtgactaatattccattttaataaaTCACATCATTAATAAAAGCTCCATTTTCATATCTCAGCTTGCTCACTAGGATTAAATAATGCCTTCTGTGTGAAAGGTAAATTACGTGGAGAGATGTTTTGAATATGAATTACTATTTTCTCTAAAGCAAAGTCACAATTGTATCTTCCTAACTCTCTTTTCCAAAAACAGCCCCATAAAATAACTTCAGAATCAGAATGGCACTTTTGGTAAAGTCACTAACTACATTCATCAATACTAAACATTTTCTCCAAGATCTGTAGTATGGACAAATCTAGGTGGAAATTTAGTCCAAGCAAGTATAACTACTTAGTTCTCTAACATTTCACTGAACACAATTTCTTTCATGACTTTATGTCAAACACTGTTTAGATAAGAGGGCTTTTGcccattaaaatatacatttaccAACTCTAGCTTATAAACCataaattttattacttttaccTTAAGattaatgagataatatattaACATATCAAAGCATAAAGCTTAAAACACAAGTCACAttaagtttctttcttttaaaaaaaacaaaaattttaaccaTACAGATTATATTTCACGTGTCTAATGAGAGAAAATTCCAATTCTACAACTGTTAATGCCCCTATATATCAATGTCCAAGAATAAATTATACTGACCTCTGTTTATGGGCTTAACTTCATTAACATTAATGGGTTTAACATTATTCCCTGAAGATTCAAGTCCACAACCATTAACCTTTAAAGTGTTACCATTTTCACACTTCCCCAAGTCCTCTTCAAGatcatattcattttctttagatTGTCCTTTGGATCCTtggtttgttgttatttttcccAGACTACAAAATTTAGAAAGAATGCTGGGTTGCTTAGTTGTAGACTTTAACCAATTTATTTTAACTCTTGATCTCTTTTGTGAGGGCCTTGCACTCTCATTTTCAGAAGCATTCTTGGGGATTATTTTAGAAGGAATCTCTAACATATCACCTGCAGCTTTTCTTTTTGATCTAGTTTGCCTCTGGTTCTCTTCCAATGACTGGTATTCCTTGGATACTTTAGCTTTTTTCTTCATGTTACCAAATTCAGTGtcactttttcttttcccatttccttttgGGAGTTTTTCTTTacaatcttcaaaatgtcttgtATTGTCAATCTCTGTGCTGTTAATACTCATTTCTTCTATCTCATGAGGGTTTTCTTCTACCTTAATAGATAATTCTGCCAcatttttcacttcttccttttttagGAGTTGGCATGTTTCTTGAATGTTTCCCAAAATACACTGTAATACTTCCTGTGCATCATGCTGTAGATATCCTTCATACATAGGGTTGAGTTCcctataataaaaattttcatcTCATCTATTGTAGTTTAGAAGATataatacataaaagaaaacctTTCTATATAGAAAAGGATTCGTTTATAGGGACATCATAaataacttcatttaaaaaatccaaaacattaATTCAgctaatttaaaataaaggaacTGAGAAACAGTgcttaagtaacttgtccaagctCACAGAGCTAGTTAAGATgcacagccaggattcaaacctgcTCTTGGCCACCATGTTACTCTGCTGTTTAAGAAATGCCTAGCAATGTGTTGCACCTAGATCTGTTCTTCACCTAAATgataatatgaatttttttttacttaccttatttgtatatgtgtgtgtgtggggataAGCCTGCTTTATATAAAAGCTAAAGTTTCACTTTTTAAGACAATACTACAAAGCAACATAATCCAATTAACTAACAATTCTCTTCTAAGcacataaaaattagaatatttagaatttacagcttttatgcataatatattttgaaataacataGGTTCACAATTCCTAATCTAATCCTTTGCGGCATGTATTTGGAATTCAGAAATTTTTAGACTTAGGAAGACAACATAGCATGTAAGTAAAATATATACCACCAACAATGGGATATATGGGCATTGCCCCCAAATTAAACACTATTTCTACAGAAAAATGTATGAATATTCACATTaaagataaatatgaataaagaCTATAAATAGCATCGTATAAATTCAGGTCTGACTGAGTTTAATACCAAATTTATAAACAcgtttttcatttttcagagcTTCTGATAAAAAGGACTATGAACTTGTAGAACTATATTTCTCCTTGCCTTTATTTCTCGTTTATTCCTTTTCAAGATAGAAGTAAGTACCTATATTGGAATCCTAAAATTATAAGCTATACCTGAGTGTGTTAAGCAGTCGTCTTGGCTGAGTAGCAAGTTCATCAGTATATTTCTCTGGATTTAAGAGAAAACTAGCCTGAAGCTGTTCAACTGAAATGATTAAGGACTGTAAACTGCATATCAGTTCATAACTTGCCAACGAATCTTCTCTGCAATTTCCCTGtcaaagaaacacacaaaccaatCTTTTCAATTATGAACAAATCACGTTCCTTCCCCCTTCTTGTCTTTTTGTAACTAACCAATATGAgcttttc from Choloepus didactylus isolate mChoDid1 chromosome 2, mChoDid1.pri, whole genome shotgun sequence encodes the following:
- the USP1 gene encoding ubiquitin carboxyl-terminal hydrolase 1 encodes the protein MPGVIPNESNGLSRGSPSKKNRLSLKFFQKKETKRALDFTDSQENEEKAAEYRGSEIDQVVPAAQSSPINCEKRENLLPFVGLNNLGNTCYLNSILQVLYFCPGFKSGVKNLFNIIARKKEALKDEANQKLDKGNCREDSLASYELICSLQSLIISVEQLQASFLLNPEKYTDELATQPRRLLNTLRELNPMYEGYLQHDAQEVLQCILGNIQETCQLLKKEEVKNVAELSIKVEENPHEIEEMSINSTEIDNTRHFEDCKEKLPKGNGKRKSDTEFGNMKKKAKVSKEYQSLEENQRQTRSKRKAAGDMLEIPSKIIPKNASENESARPSQKRSRVKINWLKSTTKQPSILSKFCSLGKITTNQGSKGQSKENEYDLEEDLGKCENGNTLKVNGCGLESSGNNVKPINVNEVKPINRGVEQVGFELVEKLFQGQLVLRTRCLECESLTERREDFQDISVPVQEDELSKVEESSEISPEPKTEMKTLRWAISQFASVERIVGEDKYFCENCHHYTEAERSLLFDKMPEVITIHLKCFAASGLEFDCFGGGLSKINTPLLTPLKLSLEEWSTKPTNDSYGLFAVVMHSGITISSGHYTASVKVTDLNSLELDKGNFLVDQMCEIGKPEPLNEEEARGVVENYDDEVSIRVSGNTQPSKVLNKKNVEAVGLLGGQKSKADYELYNKTSNPDKVASTAFAENRNSETNSTNGTHESDRNKESINQAGINISGFENKISYVVQSLKEYEGKWLLFDDSEVKVTEEKDFLNSLSPSTSPTSTPYLLFYKKL